The segment AGCCCTTGCCAAAGGTCTGAAAATGATAGAGAGGCCGAGTCTGGCCTGGTTGCCTGCAGTCCAGGGTGCCAGGGCTCAGcggaggggcagcagggacacaccCGAGCCCCAGGCTCGCCCAGTTGTGCAGgtgtcctcctgcagcaggcagccaaGTCGTGGCCGTACAGGTGGGCAGCTGCTTTGTACTCTCAGCCAGTTTCCTGTCCCCAGTGCGTGCTTATCTCTGGGACTTTCACCTGTTTTTCCAGCACCTTCTTTGCTGTGCCGTGCTTTGCTCATCCCTCTTTGCCTAGTGCCAACTGTAATGCACTGATGGGATGGGCGAGGGCCAAAACCTGTGTTTTGGGGAGTTCTGAGGTGGCTGGTCCTGCACGCTGGGGCCTTTGCTGTGGCAGAAGGGCCTCTGGCTGCGTTCTGGCAATGTGCCACCCCATACCCACTCCAAACAAAGAGCGTTCTGTGGGCACAGCGCTGCCCTTTGAAGTCGCCTCGGTGGTGGCTGTTACAGAGCGGGCGCTATCAAGGGAGATGTTGACACAGCTGCTTCCTCCAAGCCTCTTGTCCCCAGCTCCCATACCTGGGCTGGCTCTGTTGCTTGGGGACAGACTATTGTCCCCTCTGCAGGGCCGTGTGCCAGCCCAGGGCGTGCAGACCCCCCTTTGCTTTGGCAGGGATGGTGGCAGTGACATTCCCAGCCTTGTTGTGATGCTGCCCTTATCTCTGCTCTGcccggctggggctgctctgctcccaatCCCTTGGGAAGCTGCTCCGTTCCCTGTCCTGGATCAATAGCCATTACCTTTCCCATCCGCTctggagcagggccagcagctccaTTACTGCTGCGGGcggctgggctgggaggaagGTGGGGTGCAGGGATGGGCAAGCTCTGCTCACAGGGGTGCTgtggctgggcagagctgggcagggagcagagcagcagcgaggGGACACCTTGGGAATGCTGCAGGGATGGATGTTTGACTGCCGGGCtcctgctggggcagcagggtcagagctgtgccagggccgtGGTGGCTGGGGACGTGCTGCCTCCCAACGGTGTCCTGGGGACACAACTTCCAGGGGACACCCCCCTGGTGGGGGCACGACCTGTCTTGTCCCCTCTTTGGGAACAGGATCGCTGGCCTGAGCCCATGGGCCCTCTGTGGATGCTGAAGGCAGTGGGGTCCTGGCTGTCactcctgctgggctgggacacAGTGTCTAGGggatgctggcacagctctgccccacagcttttgagggatggagatggggacaGGCCGTGCTCGGACAGCCCATTCTTCCCCATTCATCCTGCCCCTAACAGCAAATtctgccccacagctgcagccagcaagCTGGAGATCTCCATGCCAGCTGTGGTGGAAGTGGAGATCGGGGGCACAGCCAGGATCGAGTGCAACTTCTACATCCCTGAAAATGCTTCCTACACCTACATCGACTGGTTCTACGTGAGTGCTGGcctgggagagcagctctggctggtgGGCTGGGGTGGCAACCAGCCCAGGGCTTCCTGCTgggctgcccagcccagcctcgcCCCTCACCTTGCAGATGGACCGCAGCAACAGGCAGGTGAGGCTGTACCACGTCACGGCCAGCGGCGTCCTGGAGGATGACACGGACTACAAGGGGCGGCTGTCACTGGAGGAGGGCAAGGCCCTGTCTATCAGCTCAGTGACGGTGCAGGACGCCAGGACCTTCATGTGCCAGGTGGGAGCTGGCAGCTATGGCATGGGCGAGAGCAGCACCGAGCTCAGAGTCTACAGTGAGTGACAGGGTGGGAGGGCAGCATggctgggcagctgctctgtggggctggcagggatccCATCCGGTCCCTTCTAACACGTGTGGGGTGGCTTCTCTTTCCAGAGGTCCCCAAAACCCCTGAGATTGAGCCCAGCTCAGGAGGCATCTCCGTGAGGAGCAATGAGGTCCCAGAGGTGAGGAGAGGCTGCACACAGGTGACGGGGAGGCTCCCTGCTGACCCTAACCCATGCTCACAACTGTCTCTGCCACCACAGATTGCCAAGTGCTTGAGCAGAAACAGCTTCCCACCTCCTAACATCACATGGCACAAGAACGGGGAGCAGCTGCACCCCAAGGAGAACCGTGAGTTGGATGGGGATGGAGAACCGGCTCAAGAGAGGGGCTGGCACCCAAAGAACCCAAGGGTGGCTGGAACAGCGGCGGTGTCCCCTGCAGAGGTGATGATGCAGTCGACGCTGACGCGCGAGTCGAGCGGGCTGTACACGGTGAGCAGCGTGCTGTACGCGCCCGTCACGCGCGAGGACCGCCACTCCCGCTACCACTGCACCGTGCACTACTGGCTGCGGGGACAGCAGCACGCCCTGGAGTCACAGGAGGTCAAGCTCAACATCTTCTGTGAgtctggggctgggggagccgtGCTGgtgccctgcagcagggctgggcactgaccctgcccatccctgcccccaGACTCCACCAAGCACTTGAAGATGCAGGTGGTGTCGTCCTCGGCGCTGGTGAAGGAAGGGGACAATGTGACGCTGGTCTGCGAGGCTGATGGGAACCCACCGCCTGTCTTCAGCTTCTTTAAGAAAAACGTGAGGCCAGAGGGGGCCAGGGCACCCTTCCCTTGGCAAACATCTCCTGGTTGCTCCTTGTCCCCTGCCCGGAGGGTTCTGAGGAGGGGGATGCAGTGGCTGGGTGGCAGGGGGCCTGTGTGGGGCTAAGGACTCTGCTTTGTGCCCACTGTCTGCAGCTGGATGAGTGGCAGGATCTGTCGTCGCCAGAGTCCGACGGCGGGGTCCTGAACCTGCACGACGTGAACAAGAGCAGCAGTGGCACGTACAGGTGCCAGTCACTGGACCTGGATGATTTGTCACAGAAAGAGGAGGATGTGGATCTTGTTGTGAACTGTAAGACGGGGGGGAATGGACCCTGTGGATCTCACGGTGGGTGCTTTGTTCCTCCTGCTCACTCTGCCCTGGTCTCCATCCCTCTCCTAGACATTGAAGGGGTCCGTGTGAAGATGGAGCCATCTTCAAACCTTCGCGAAGGGGATGACGTGAAGCTGAGCTGTGATGCCCACAGCCCCGTGGCCCTGAATTACCAGTGGAGTGATGGGAAGGTGAGCAGGCATCCCAGTTCTGTCGTGTTCAGGCTCAGCCTGGGCTTTGCAGCAAATTGGGCAGAGTCAGGAGCTTGCTCCATCTCCCCTGAGAGGCCAGGGGGAGGATTCCCTCTTCCATGGGCCTGCATTGTCCACCCCAATGTTGTCACTTCCTGGCCAGTACTGCAGGGAAGTCCTGTGCTTGCAGCCTCCCTCCCTGTGCATCTGAACCCCTTTGGGATGTGGGCACAGAGGGCTCATTGCTGGGGACATCCCTTCCCAACAGGGCGAGAAGGTGGGGGAAGGGAACCAGCTCGTCCTGAGGAACCTCACCTTTGAAACCTCCAAAACCTTCAGCTGCAAGGTGATGGCCCCGAgcgtgccagggctggagcagagcaagcAGGTGTTCGTGACTGTTGAGGGTAAGACCTGGTGTGGGTGCAGAGTgacccctgcctgcccagcaccCATCCCCCGGGAGCTGTGGGTGCAGAGTgacccctgcctgcccagcacccattgccccaggagctgtgggtgctgaTGTCCCCTGCCCGCAGGGAAGCCGCGGATCGTGGCCATCAGCTCCCCGCTGTACGTGCGGCAGGACGAGGTGGTCAACCTGACTTGCAAGGCCATCGCCTTCCCCCGTCCCACCGTCCAGTGGAGCATCAACGGCACGGTGAGAGCTGGaaggggccaggctgggatgtcccaggggctgcccaggcactgaatcctgctctgcctgccctgcccaggctcACGAGTACATGGACAACCAGCACATCGCCAGCAACCTGACGGTGCGGGTGAGCCACGACCTGCTGCAGGCGGGAGCCAAGTGCCGGGTGTCCAACACGCTGGGTGTCAGTGAGAAGCACATCCAGCTGGTGGGTGAGTGTCAGGCGCTGTCCCAGGACCCCCCAGCAGTGTCAGTCCCGGCCGTGGCCCCGGTGCCGGCTGTGCCGTGCTGCCGTGGGGCGGCTGAGCTCggtgcttttctttccctgccttcctgCTCTTCCAGATGATTCCATCAGGAAAGGTCAGTCTGCTGATGATGTCCGTCAGGACACGAGTTATGCTCACCTCCAGCCTGGGGAGggagcttggctgctggctctacactgctgctctccctgctcctctccctgccaagCCAGGAGGGAGGCGGAGGCTCTGGCTCCAGCGGGGGGAAAGCTGCCTGCTTGTCCCCAGCGCGGCCACCAAGGGCAGCTTCTTTCAGCCCAGACCTGCTGGGCAAGGAAGCAGAGAGATGGCTGGTGCCTTGCAGGAATTCCTGATATCCACCCTGCTGTGGCACCGGGGGCAtggcagcctggagcagaaTTTCCGTGTTCCTACAGAAACTGCCCCAACAGAGCGTTTCTGTGCTGAAATCTGCATCCTGCAGGCAGCTGAGGAAGCACTGGAGCTTTTTTGGGAGAAGGGGCCCTTTCCTAACACAcaggggaagctggagaggatcaTGGTGGGACAGGCattaatttcttcctctccttgttGTGTTTAGATCAAAAGTCAACAGCAGAGAGCCAAGGGGTGATCATCGTGGCCATCATCGTGGCCATCCTCGTGGTGGCCGTGCTGGGCGCTGTCATCTACTTCCTGCACAAGAAAGGCAAGATCCCGTGTGGCCGCGCCGGGAAGCAGGACATGTAAGCACtgccgtggggctgggggtgcttgCCATCGCTCGtgcttcccatcccatcccatcccatcgctccagctgctccctgcccagcgcAGAGCGAGGCGGGAGCGCGGCCTCGGGGGCACCGCGCCGGGGGCTCGGCGGCTTTTCCAGCTTCCCACAGGGCACTGCCGTGCAGGGAGGAGACAGCAGAGTGGTAGAGCAGCCAGGGGGGCTCTCCCTGGGCAGCGGCTGCGCAGCCCAAAGCTTTCTGTGAGCTGGAGTCTCTTTGACCCCAGCGCTCTGAGCCCCGGCCCCACTGCAGAGCATCCCCTGAGATGGAGCCCCAGGGCTTGGCCGGCCACGTGCCCTCCCGGGTATCGCAAACGTGTCTCAAAAATTGTCACCTCCCTCCCCTAGCACAAAGCCAGAGGCCCGTAAAGACAAGATTGTAGTTGAAGTTAAGTCAGATAAACTTTCCGAAGAGGCGGGGCTCCTGCAGGGCGCCAACGGCGAGAAGAGAGCCGCAGCTGACCAGGTAGGACAgagcgccgggccggggccgggagcgCAGCTCAGGGCCGGGGCTGCACCCAGGTAATGCTTCGCTCCCCTCCTCCGGCACTGCCCACCCTGCACGGGCCTCCATCATCCATCAGCAGCGCTCgggggagctgtgggagggaggggaggggacaaAGCCGGGAGGGGACAAAGCTCTGCCCCGTGGCAGTGCCCACTGCCTGCCCTACTTGGGCTCTGCCTCCTTCTGTGGAGCAGGAGCCGGGCTCCCCAGGGGCCTTTGGGAGTAggaagtgaaatagaaagatcTCTGGCCAGAAGTCAGGGCAGCGGCTGCAGGAATGGGTGCTCTCAGCCAGAGTTCTTGGGATGAGTCTTTTGGGCCATGTGCTTTCCCCTCACCTGGGATGGACCAGCTTTTCACAGTGTCACTGCTGGGCCACCACTGTCCGTGCCAGCCACAGGATGCAGCCCCTGAGCCCACTGAGGTTATATTTGCCTTGGGCCGGGAGAGAGCCCCTGCCTGGCTCAGCCACCCTGGGGTGCCCCAGCTGTCCTCCACCCCACCGTGTGTGCCACTGCCCCACCTGCAGCAGAGGATTTGGTTCGTGTTCATCCCTAACCGTGTgttttccctccccctctctCTGTTTTGGCGGAACTGAAGAGCGAGAAATACATCGATCTGAGAAACTAGAGAGGAAACCTACTAAGTGCTTTCTTCCTTCGAACCTTTCCTGCTCTTGGATTGCCTTCTCccacccctgctccagcccctggggAGCACGGCCAGAGCCCACCCGTGTGTCACCATGCTGGGCGTGCAGGGGCCACCTCCCTGCCTCACCTGGCCATTACCTCAGCCCTGGGCTTGCAGGTGTTGCCTTAGCAGCAAAGCTGGACTCGCTTTACTACTCCAGAGAAGCCACAGCAATATTAGGAAGAAGTATCCCATTAATCCCTACTTGGTGGAAGGATTTGAGGCTCTTTCAGGTAATCTGTTCTGTACAGGTGTGGGaaggttttgatgtgtttttttttttaccccgaCCTTGCTCAGAGAGGCTGGTGAAATTGGCTTTTGGGATGTCTGAGGCACCTTAGCTGTAGTGGAGTGCAGGTTCGAGGAGAGAGGAGTGGAAGAGGGGGTTTGTTAGAGAGCTGGTGAGTTGCTGAGAGGTTTTTGgtgctttgctttgcctttgAACTGTTCTGAGTCAGTTTAGCCCCGTGTATCCCAGCGGGGCTGTGATCCCGTGGGAGGAGAGGACCTGGCAGAGCAAGGAAGGGGCGCCAGTCTCCAGAAAGGCTTTAGGGTGTCTGGTTCGGAGCTGTGCTGACCCGAGGGGCAGggctcccctctcccctctgaACTGGGTTTATTTTAGGGAcgctgcacagctgctgcaccagcAGGTCCCAGAGCTCCCACAGATTTCAAATCAACATTAGCCAGAGCCAGTCAGTGACGtctcaggggtttttttgtgctcAGCCATTGCCAGCCCCAGGTCCAACTCCCCTCTGTGCTTCAGTGGCACCTCTGGCCCCACGctggggggggggcacgggcaAGAACCTGCCTTGAGCTTCTGTCCCAGCCCTCCCCTGCCTCACCCCAGAGGGCTCAGCCCCTCCAGCCTCTCAACCACGgcctctgagctctgctggccACAAGCCTTTGTCCTCTGGGTGCCCCAgcgctgtccccagcacagccctgaccAGAGGGGAGCCGTCCCCACCTGCTACACGTGGTGTCCAAGCAAAAGCTTtggtttatatatatttttgttggATTGTGTGTATATTTCCAggagttttgtttggtttggtttatttttttttttgtccaataCTTGCaaggttttttttatatatgtgaAAATAAAGTACGGATTCAAAGCTGAGTGCTGGAGTTTGTTCCCACAGGCAGAAGGGTGGGAAGGGCATTCCATAATCCCACGGAGGTTCCAACAGGAcacatttattattattattattattattattattactattattgttatttattaattatataattaaattatgtaagatacataaattaaaaatatataacaattaataattattattaataataaaaataaataataatattattattagcAGCAGCCCCTATGGCTGCTAATACTACACTAATTACTACCAATGCTAATAAATCTATTTATTCTAATAAATAATCCTAGTTTTAGGTAGTAATAGGTGATTACACCACTGGATCTTACAAGATAATATTGTCAATAGAATTTAACAGTAGAATTTATTGATAATTGTACTAATAGCTAATGCCAATACTACAGGAGATGATAATAAACACTAATATACTACTAATTAATGCAAAATATTGATGAAGCTAATAACCAGCCCCTGTCACTACCCTGAGAGGACAGCGGGCAAATGATGGGTGACACTGGAGGCCACTGGGTGACCCCGAGGCCTTGGGCTCCCCTGGACTGCACTGGCTGGTCCATTACACCAAAGTTGTCCCAGCTCATAATAATTAACCCCTGTGTCCTCATTTGACCCCTGGATCAATTAACAGAGACcaaaatgacctcaagtaacccctacgacctcaagtaaccccgatctgggcctcaaatgacctcaagtgaccccaatgacctcaagtaaccccgaTCAGgccctcaaatgacctcaaatgaccccaatgacctcaagtaaccccgaTCAGgccctcaaatgacctcaaatGACCCCAAACAGAGACTCAAATGACCTAAAGTAACCCCTGTGTAACTGTGATCAGAGattcaaatgacctcaagtaacccccgTGTCCTCATTTGACCCCAGATCAATTAAAAGAGAcacaaatgacctcaagtaaccccaatgacctcaagtaaccccgatctgggcctcaaatgacctcaaatgaccccaatgacctcaagtaaccccgaTCAGgccctcaaatgacctcaaatgaccccaatgacctcaagtaaccccgaTCAGgccctcaaatgacctcaagtgaccccaatgacctcaagtaaccccgaTCAGgccctcaaatgacctcaaatGACCCCAAACAGAGACTCAAATGACCTAAAGTAACCCCTGTGTAACTGTGATCAGAGattcaaatgacctcaagtaacccctgtgtCCTCATTTGACCCCAGATCAATTAAAAGAGAcacaaatgacctcaagtaaccccaatgacctcaagtaaccccgatctgggcctcaaatgacctcaaatgaccccaatgacctcaagtaaccccgaTCAGgccctcaaatgacctcaagtgaccccaatgacctcaagtaaccccgaTCAGgccctcaaatgacctcaagtgaccccaaacAGAGACTCAAATGACCTAAAGTAACCCCTGTGTAACTGTGATCAGAGattcaaatgacctcaagtaacccccgTGTCCTCATTTGACCCCAGATCAATTAAAAGAGAcacaaatgacctcaagtaaccccaatgacctcaagtaaccccgatctgggcctcaaatgacctcaaatgaccccaatgacctcaagtaaccccgaTCAGGGCCtgaaatgacctcaagtaacccctgtgtCCTCCTTTGACCCCACGGTGGCttctttgagggttttttccaccTTCACTTGGCTCCCCGTGGCCCCAGTTACCCTCACTGACTCGTTTTGGGTTCCCACTTGCCCCCTGTGTATCCCTTCGTCCCCAAGTGGGGTCCCCTGGCCCCCAAATGTCCTGGGGGCTCAGCTGGGCCTGTGTGTCCCTGAGTCTGTTCCATTTCTGGGCCCCTCCAGGCTCTGGAATGTCGGAGTGTGTGGCAGAACCTGGGGTTATTGTATCTCCTCCATGTGCAAAATATTCATCTATTGGTAGATATGAATAGGTATCAATGAATAGTCAATgaatatattcatatattcaaatatattattattttcttatctctATTAATAGCACAtaataaattcaaataattttattatttttcttatattatttatttatttatatatttttatatatgtatatatatattatttatatatttattatttctagaATTGTGATGCCTATAGATACAATGTGTGATTATACATAGTTTTAGGATTTCTATGCAGTAACTATAAAAGTCTGCAGAATATTCCCATGGATTCCCTTGGGTTCTCTCCCTGGGTGGTAACTTCATGTCTTTCTTGGTCCTGATGGATTCGAGCCTTTATTCATTGATTCTCCCAGAATATGTTTAATTTTGTATAAATCTTTCCTGgcctctgccagcacccacagTATAAATCTGAATTTAACAGGTAATTGTGgtaaataattataaaataacTCCAAAGTCAGACTGCAAAGGATCCAGGAGGCTGAAATcctaaaatattctttttccaGCACTCCCAGAAGCACCACACCACACACACCATATGCTACaacaaaggaaattttatttaaaaataaaactttgttttgttttctttcttactgaCACAGGTGAATGAAATCCCAAACAAAGAAGCTCTTAGTGGGCAGCATACAAGGATGGAAACAATTAATAAATAACATTAGTATAACCTCTAAACATTAACAATGCATCTGCAAACAAAATGAGGACTTTAAACCAAGTGAACCTTAAAGCTCAGCTACTCTCTGTAAGAATATTTAccttctgtttttccttattctttaCAGATCTGAAAGGATTAAATACTGctattataattttatattaatgacactattatactttttttttttttaaatatttcgtGAAAATCTCAACATTTTTTAACACTGATATTTTACAAATTGGTATTTGTCATCCGTGAGAAAGAACAACAGTAACAGCAGTTCCTCCTCCGCTGggaatttcaaacaaaaaagattTCTAGGaggaactttaaaaataaatgtcctTATTCCCCACTAATCTTTAAAGTGGCACCTTTGAGAAGGTGCCCTGGGAGTTGCATTTTTTCTTGctcaactgaaaataaaaaaaaaaaccccaacaaaccagccaaGCAAACCACATTTACAGTAACGAGCCTGCCTCAGGATTAGCTACAGTAATGTCACCAGTGCGGTGCAGGAGGCCTCATGCTGGGCCCTGAGCATGCCTGGCCCCCcaggggagggctggggcaAGGACATGcactaaaaagggaaagatttgGGATTCCTGCTCGGCTCCGGTGGCGCTGGAAATCaccgggatcctgctcaggagggcacctcctgcttcccacagctctTGCTCCTCTTGGGAGTGTTTCCTGCTCCTCTTGGGAGTGTTTTCCACTCCTTTTGGGGACAGCTGCAGGGCAAACCCAGCATTTTTCACCCCAACCGAGCCCGTCCCACAATGCTGACTTGGCCCCGAGCTCGGCACAGCACCAGTCCAGACTGGAAGCTCCACGGCTGAAATGCTACAAAACACAGTGTCAGAGTCCCAGTGACAATCACCcacctctcctgctcctccttttcaCCCCTTCC is part of the Corvus hawaiiensis isolate bCorHaw1 chromosome 25, bCorHaw1.pri.cur, whole genome shotgun sequence genome and harbors:
- the MCAM gene encoding cell surface glycoprotein MUC18 isoform X2 codes for the protein MAGGRWPAGLALGWGCCLLLCCAAASKLEISMPAVVEVEIGGTARIECNFYIPENASYTYIDWFYMDRSNRQVRLYHVTASGVLEDDTDYKGRLSLEEGKALSISSVTVQDARTFMCQVGAGSYGMGESSTELRVYKVPKTPEIEPSSGGISVRSNEVPEIAKCLSRNSFPPPNITWHKNGEQLHPKENQVMMQSTLTRESSGLYTVSSVLYAPVTREDRHSRYHCTVHYWLRGQQHALESQEVKLNIFYSTKHLKMQVVSSSALVKEGDNVTLVCEADGNPPPVFSFFKKNLDEWQDLSSPESDGGVLNLHDVNKSSSGTYRCQSLDLDDLSQKEEDVDLVVNYIEGVRVKMEPSSNLREGDDVKLSCDAHSPVALNYQWSDGKGEKVGEGNQLVLRNLTFETSKTFSCKVMAPSVPGLEQSKQVFVTVEGKPRIVAISSPLYVRQDEVVNLTCKAIAFPRPTVQWSINGTAHEYMDNQHIASNLTVRVSHDLLQAGAKCRVSNTLGVSEKHIQLVDQKSTAESQGVIIVAIIVAILVVAVLGAVIYFLHKKGKIPCGRAGKQDIARNTSI
- the MCAM gene encoding cell surface glycoprotein MUC18 isoform X1, translating into MAGGRWPAGLALGWGCCLLLCCAAASKLEISMPAVVEVEIGGTARIECNFYIPENASYTYIDWFYMDRSNRQVRLYHVTASGVLEDDTDYKGRLSLEEGKALSISSVTVQDARTFMCQVGAGSYGMGESSTELRVYKVPKTPEIEPSSGGISVRSNEVPEIAKCLSRNSFPPPNITWHKNGEQLHPKENQVMMQSTLTRESSGLYTVSSVLYAPVTREDRHSRYHCTVHYWLRGQQHALESQEVKLNIFYSTKHLKMQVVSSSALVKEGDNVTLVCEADGNPPPVFSFFKKNLDEWQDLSSPESDGGVLNLHDVNKSSSGTYRCQSLDLDDLSQKEEDVDLVVNYIEGVRVKMEPSSNLREGDDVKLSCDAHSPVALNYQWSDGKGEKVGEGNQLVLRNLTFETSKTFSCKVMAPSVPGLEQSKQVFVTVEGKPRIVAISSPLYVRQDEVVNLTCKAIAFPRPTVQWSINGTAHEYMDNQHIASNLTVRVSHDLLQAGAKCRVSNTLGVSEKHIQLVDQKSTAESQGVIIVAIIVAILVVAVLGAVIYFLHKKGKIPCGRAGKQDITKPEARKDKIVVEVKSDKLSEEAGLLQGANGEKRAAADQSEKYIDLRN